Proteins found in one Bartonella krasnovii genomic segment:
- a CDS encoding AbrB/MazE/SpoVT family DNA-binding domain-containing protein gives MYTTKLRKVGGSVMLSIPPVLLDVLHLTENTQVGLAVDNGQLIVKPQTFPSYTLDELLAQCNPSVDFADEDIEWFDAQPVGSELL, from the coding sequence ATGTATACAACAAAATTACGTAAAGTTGGAGGGTCAGTGATGCTTTCTATACCACCTGTCTTGCTTGATGTTCTCCATCTTACTGAAAACACACAAGTGGGCTTGGCTGTTGATAATGGACAATTGATTGTGAAGCCACAAACATTTCCAAGTTACACTCTTGATGAATTATTAGCCCAATGTAATCCTTCAGTTGATTTTGCGGATGAGGATATAGAGTGGTTTGATGCTCAACCTGTTGGTAGCGAGCTTTTGTAA